In one Lolium rigidum isolate FL_2022 chromosome 3, APGP_CSIRO_Lrig_0.1, whole genome shotgun sequence genomic region, the following are encoded:
- the LOC124704468 gene encoding pentatricopeptide repeat-containing protein At5g14080-like isoform X1 produces MVTLCRNDLLRPAKKLWDEMFTSGCSPNLQTYNILITKFAEIGETGEVQQLFDHMLQKGVAPDGATYTSVITMLCQENKYEQAEEIFNKSVVQDSKLASSVLTVLILALCKQGSFKAALSVMFSVPSNIETSNSHVILLKFLTDAEEIEMALEHIKWIKRCCSSTFQGIMNELMASLSTSASLQPVTKLVRYLHSQGLVDEVGPWMKMIENVYA; encoded by the exons ATGGTAACACTCTGTAGAAATGACCTCCTTAGACCAGCTAAGAAGTTGTGGGATGAGATGTTCACGAGTGGGTGTAGTCCAAATCTGCAGACCTACAATATACTTATAACAAAATTTGCAGAGATTGGTGAAACTGGAGAAGTCCAACAGCTGTTTGATCACATGCTCCAGAAAGGAGTGGCCCCAGATGGCGCAACATACACTTCAGTCATTACTATGCTGTGCCAAGAAAACAAATATGAACAGGCTGAGGAAATCTTTAACaagtctgtagtgcaggattctAAACTAGCTAGTTCAGTGTTAACTGTACTTATCCTTGCACTCTGTAAACAAG GTAGCTTTAAAGCAGCATTGAGTGTAATGTTCAGTGTTCCATCCAATATTGAGACCTCGAATTCACATGTCATTTTGTTGAAGTTCCTAACAGATGCCGAGGAAATAGAAATGGCCCTTGAACACATAAAATGGATTAAGCGCTGCTGCAGCTCTACGTTTCAGGGCATAATGAACGAACTAATGGCTTCTCTTTCGACTTCTGCTAGTCTTCAACCTGTCACAAAGTTGGTTCGTTATTTACATTCTCAGGGGCTTGTTGACGAAGTTGGCCCATGGATGAAGATGATAGAGAATGTTTATGCTTGA
- the LOC124704468 gene encoding pentatricopeptide repeat-containing protein At5g14080-like isoform X2, whose amino-acid sequence MTGGWKNKMNAVLLFFVIQFSHEIGETGEVQQLFDHMLQKGVAPDGATYTSVITMLCQENKYEQAEEIFNKSVVQDSKLASSVLTVLILALCKQGSFKAALSVMFSVPSNIETSNSHVILLKFLTDAEEIEMALEHIKWIKRCCSSTFQGIMNELMASLSTSASLQPVTKLVRYLHSQGLVDEVGPWMKMIENVYA is encoded by the exons ATGACCGGAGGGTGGAAGAACAAAATGAACGCTGTACTCCTCTTTTTTGTCATACAATTCTCTCATG AGATTGGTGAAACTGGAGAAGTCCAACAGCTGTTTGATCACATGCTCCAGAAAGGAGTGGCCCCAGATGGCGCAACATACACTTCAGTCATTACTATGCTGTGCCAAGAAAACAAATATGAACAGGCTGAGGAAATCTTTAACaagtctgtagtgcaggattctAAACTAGCTAGTTCAGTGTTAACTGTACTTATCCTTGCACTCTGTAAACAAG GTAGCTTTAAAGCAGCATTGAGTGTAATGTTCAGTGTTCCATCCAATATTGAGACCTCGAATTCACATGTCATTTTGTTGAAGTTCCTAACAGATGCCGAGGAAATAGAAATGGCCCTTGAACACATAAAATGGATTAAGCGCTGCTGCAGCTCTACGTTTCAGGGCATAATGAACGAACTAATGGCTTCTCTTTCGACTTCTGCTAGTCTTCAACCTGTCACAAAGTTGGTTCGTTATTTACATTCTCAGGGGCTTGTTGACGAAGTTGGCCCATGGATGAAGATGATAGAGAATGTTTATGCTTGA